The genomic region TTCCTTTTTTAACACCATAACTAGCTTTAGAAAGTGCCTTTGCAGGTGTGAGAATGGCATAAGCTAATCCCATAAAGGTAATAAAGGTAGAACCGGCAATGGTGCCATCTACTAAAACCATGCGTCCACCAAACCATAGTAGAACTCCTATCACTGCAATACCTAAAACTTCACTTACTGGGCTGGCAAAACTTTTACGTTTATCAAGACTGTTTGTAAATCTACGGAATCTGCTAGTGGTTTTCTCAAAGCTATCCTGCATGCGTTCTTCTGCGTTAAAACCTTTAATGACTTTAAGTCCACCTAGTGTTTCTTCTAGTTGAGAAAGAACAGCGCCTTGTTCTTTTTGTACCCGTTCTGATTTACTTTTTAAACGTTTACCTATAAGCGATATGATGTAACCACTAATTGGTATAAATACTAAAACAAACAAGGTTAGTTTAACGCTAAACATTAACATCGCGGCCAGCGCAAATATGATATTGAGAGGTTCTTTTACAATCAATTCTAGTATGGATAAAAAACTACTTTGAATTTCTATCACGTCTGTCGTGGCACGAGAAATGACATCTCCTTTACGTTTCTCAGAAAAATAAGAAACAGGAAGATTCACAATTTTCTTGTACAAATCATCGCGTAGATCTTTCATAATTCCAGTCCTGAAAAAGGTCAAGAAATACATTCCTAAATATCCAAATACATTCTTTAGAAAGAAAAGACTTATCACTAGAACGATCATTAAAATTAACGCTTGTTCTTGGTCGTTTTTTGCAACTTCAGATACGTAGTAATTCACATATCCTTCCACAAACTCTTTTGTTTTAGTAAAATCAGTCCAGATAGGTTTTTTATAAACGACCTCAGTTTCTTGAAATAATACCTGTAGTACAGGCATTAAAGAAACAAATGATAACGTACTAAAAAATGCAAAGAGTACATTACTTATTATATTGAGTACAGCCCATTTTCTGTATGGTTTTGCATACCCAAGAATCTCTTTGAAATAATTCATTAATTAAATATCAAAATCGGCTAGAATGCCGTTAATTTTATTATTAAGTTGGTCTTGTACCGCTGGATAATTAGATACCTTATCTAGTGGTGCTTTAACACTAATGTAGAACTTTATTTTAGGTTCAGTTCCGCTAGGTCTTGCTGCAATCTTTGAGCCATCTGCTAGATAGAATATTAAAACGTTAGATTTTGGAACTTCTAGCGTTTCAATTTTATTTAATTGCTTGTTTTCTCTAGTGCTGGCGGCATAGTCTTCTACAATAATGACATCTTGTCCTGCTATTTGTTTTGGTGTGTTTTCACGCAGGTCGATCATCATTTGTTTGATTTCTTGAGCACCAGAGATTCCTTTTTTGACTAGGGACACGAGTCTTTCTTGATAACAGCCGTGTTTTAAGTACAGTTTTAATAATTCTTGATAGGTTGTGGATGAGTTCGCTTTCGCGTAAGCGTACATCTCACAGGCTAACAATGCTGCAGTAACCGCATCCTTATCACGTACAAAGTCACCAACCATGTAGCCAAAGCTTTCCTCGCCACCACCGATAAAGTCCTGTTGTGGATGGTCTTTAATCATCTTTGCGATCCACTTAAATCCGGTCAATCCTTCTTTGCATTCCACCTGATAATCCATCGCTAGATCATGCATCATAGGTGTGGACACAATAGTAGACCCTATGAATGGTTGCGTCGCGTTTTTTAAATCTGATTGTTGTAAAAGAAAGTCTGTCATGGCTATCATGGTTTGATTACCATTAAGCAATACCATTTTACCATCATTATCACGTACAGCTACACCTAGTCGATCACTGTCTGGATCTGTTCCTATAACGATGTCAGCATGAATCTTATTGGCCAGATCAACGGCCATTTTAAGAGCCTCAGGTTCTTCTGGGTTAGGAGAGTCTACGGTAGGGAAATCGCCATCTGGAATCGCTTGTTCTTTAACAACGTGTAGATCTGTAAAACCAGCTCTTTTTAAGGTCTCTGGAATTAAAGTGATACTGGTACCATGTAAACTCGTAAAAACAATTTTTAATCGAGAACGGTCTATATCACCAGCAATTTTACCAGCTTTTATACTGTCCACAATAAAAGCATTATCATCTGCTGGAGTAAGTAATTCAATTAATTCTGGATTGCCATTAAAATTAATGTCCTTAAAGTTTAAAGAAGCAATAAGGTCTAATATTTCTTTATCTTGAGGTGGTACTAACTGTCCACCATCTTGCCAGTACACTTTATAACCATTATACTCTGGCGGATTGTGACTTGCGGTAAGGACAATACCGGCATGGCAACCTTTTGCTTTTACTGTATAAGATAATAATGGAGTAGGGCGCAAGTCTTCAAATAGATATACATGTATACCGTTTGCACTAAAAACGTTTGCCACTACTTGTGCTAGTTCTTTAGAATTATGACGACAATCAAATGCGATGGCTACTTTTATTTGCTCATCTTTAAAGGTCTCTTTTAAATATTGTGAAAGACCTTGAGTGTTTTTACCTAGTGTATATTTATTAATACGGTTAGTACCTACACCCATAATACCACGCATACCACCAGTGCCAAATTCTAAATCCTTATAGAAAGATTCTTGAAAATCTGCATTATTTGCGCTTATTAAAGCTAGTGTTTTTGTAATTGTATCAGTATCAAATGGCGCTTGCGTCCATGATTGAGCATTTTTAAGAATAGCTTCTTTATCCATTATTATGACGTATGAATGAAATACAAAGATAACAGAAAATAGTAGGTAGCAGGCTGTTAGATTTATGTCGCTAGCACTGGTGCATATCGATGTAAGTCTGGTAATGACAACAGCTATTTATATACTATAGCTGCTTTAACTTATTTATACTTCCTTTTCAATACAGTAGCGATTCACTTGATTACCATTTCTAAGGATTAATTCTCCTAGAAAACCAGCAATAAAGAACAAAACACCCAGCAGCATGGTGGTGAGTGCAATAAAAAACCATGGATTATCAGTTACAAGACCATAAGGAATATTATTTGCCATTTTATAAAGTTTTGAAAACCCTACATAACCAGCGGTAATAAAACCTAGCATAAACATAATGACACCTAGCGCGCCGAAAAGGTGCATAGGTCGTTTACCATATTTTGATATAAAGGCAATGGTAATTAAGTCTAAAAAGCCGTTTATAAAACGTTCATAACCAAATTTAGTCGTTCCATATTTTCTAGCTTGGTGGATGACCTCTTTTTGAGCGATATTACTAAAACCAGCGTTTTTGGCCAGTACAGGTATATAGCGGTGCATCTCGCCATGGACATCTATATTTTTAATAACAGCAGCTTTGTATGCCTTGAGTCCACAATTAAAATCATTTAATTGAACACCGCTTGTTTTACGTGCGGCCCAATTAAAAAGTTTACTAGGTAAGTTTTTTGCAATAACACTATCATATCTTTTTTTCTTCCAGCCGCTTACCAGATCGTGGTCTTGCACAGTGATCATGCGATATAATTCTGGAATCTCATCTGGACTATCTTGCAAGTCTGCATCCATCGTAATTACGACCTCACCTTGTGCTTTATGAAAACCGGCATGTAGCGCTTGTGATTTTCCATAATTACTTAAAAACTTTATGGTATGTGTGCTGTCATGCTTACGCGAAAGCGTCTCCAAAACATCCCAACTGCCATCTGTACTACCATCGTCTATAAAAATGATCTCATAGCTGATTTCCATGGTTTGCATGACGCGTAAGATCCAAGCGTGTAATTCTGGAAGAGATTCTTCCTCATTTAACAACGGTATGACTATGGATAAATTCATGCAAGAGATTCTGTTATGGGATATGATAATTAAGCCTGTTGTGGCGTTTCTTTTCTAAAGATCAAAGATGATAAGATTCCAAAAATGGTATAAAACAATAATTTAGATATAAAACCGGTGAAGTAGCTGCCTAAACTATATACAGGTTTCTTAAATACATCTTGGTTTGCAAGAGCATTTTCATTTTTTTGAGCAAACTCTTCAGTTGCTTTTTCGGCTATGGCTTGTGCACCTGGATCTATTTGTACATAAATAAGGTAGTTTGCAATAAAATCTACTAGAAAAATTACGAGCATACATAAGAAAAAAGCGAGGACACCTTGTTTTAATGATAGATAACCATTGAGACTAGACTTGCTCCACCATTGTGCTGCAATTCCAAAAGGAATAGGTAATATCATCATTGCAATACCTAAGCCGACACTGCTAAATGCTTGAATTTGCCATATATAGATGACTAAAGCTAGATTTGCCACCGCACCGATAAGGCCTATTATGAAAGCGTTTTTTTTTACTATTTGATCCAAAGCGTTCTTTTTTTTAAGAAATACAAATATAATGGTTTGCATTACGCCCGAAAGCTATAAATTGCACAGATATATTTAAGCAATCTATTTGTAGATTTAATAATAATGATTAAATTTGCAGCCGCAAAAGAATAAGATTAAGATCATGCAAAAAGGAATTCACCCAGAAGATTATAGACTAGTAGCTTTTAAAGACATGTCTAATGACCAAATATTTTTAACTAAATCGACTGCTCCTACTAAGGAAACGATTGAGTTTGAAGGTAACGAGTATCCACTTATTAAATTAGAGATCTCTCGTACTTCTCATCCTTTTTATACTGGTGAGACTAAACTTTTAGATACGGCTGGTCGTATTGATAAGTTCAAAACTAAATATGCAAAATTCAAGAAGTAATCTTCTTAGAATTTTAATGATATTAAAAAGCTTCGCCTTGTGCGAGGCTTTTTTTGTTTTTTAAAAAGTACCTTTACTTTATAATTATTTATTCATTGTTACTATCTCTGTACCATGCCATTTACGGTCACGATAGTCAAATGAACTCTAGCAAACACTTAATGCCTGATTGCTGGTAAGTAACTATACTTACAGTGTTATATAATCACGCGCTTTGCTCTTCTCATTAATTTGCAACTCGTTTCTTCACAACGCAAATTGATGAATACAGCAATTAATGCCCATAAGCCTGCACCATTTGTAACAGGTAAACGACTAGAGGTTTTTAACCTTTCTACAGAAATTAAGAAAACCATTCAAGCGCTAGAAGCTGGTAAGCCAGTTCTTATTGCAGATTTTTATAGCAATGGAGTTTTACTACTTAAAGAACTACAGCAGTATCTTAAAGGTAAGATGCCTCATCAAACTTTTCAAGAGCAACGCGAGTATCGAGCTGCTTATCATAAGCTTTCTAATCTCATACTTCTAGAAATCATCAATTATAAAATCGATGTAAAAAAAGCACCTGCTATAGGCTGGCTTGAAAAACTGTATACTGGTAATACTAACTTTTTACTCACTTTTCCACAAGTGCAAGGATTAAATAGTTCCTGGCAGTGGTATCAAAATGGTATATCAGTTCCTACTTTAAGAAATAAAATACATCCTTATTATGGGGTTTATTTCCCAACTAGATTTGACCATTTAACCGTTTTTGACAACTGGTTAAAGCGCTATAAAGGTCCTAAGAAAACAGCTGTTGATGTAGGTGTAGGTAGTGGTGCGCTTTCTTTTCAATTAGTAGGTCACGGTTTTCAAAAAGTATATGGGACAGATATCAATCCTAATGCTATCATAGGTCTAACAGAGTTTATGGGCGATACAAAGCTATCTAGAAAGATAGAGCTGGATCATGCTCCATTATTTGGTAAATGGGATAAACAAACAGAATTAATTGTATTTAATCCACCGTGGTTGCCCATTTCTTCAGAAAACGATAGGACTGATAAGGCGATGTATTATCCAGAAGAGTTATTCTCAGATTTTTTTGCTGCTGCAAAGGAAAGACTGACTGTAGATGGAAAACTACTAATCTTATTTTCTAACCTTGCACAAATAACTGATGTCACTAATGATCATCCTATTGAAAATGAGATTGCACATCACGATAGATTTCAATTAGAACGATGTTATAAAAAAAGAGTCAAGTCTGCTTCAGATAAAACTACTAGAGATCAAAACTGGCGTTCTAGTGAGGAAATAGAATTATGGGTTTTAGTTCATAAAAACCGTGATTAATATTTATAGAAAACCTACCTATTGAGTAACTCTATTTATGTTTTTGCTGTCTAAAATGTGACAAGTTAGCAATGGTGTTTTTTAATGACGCTTTCGCGAAAGCGTAATATTTATCATCATATAGAACACCATACACTATTGTGATGACCACCCAAAGGCCTCATTAATCTCTTTATATACAACCTTACCAGAAATAATATTTAGTCCTTTTTCTAGGCTTGGATTCTGGCTGCAAGCCTTTTCCCAACCATGACGAGCTAGTTGAAGCGCATATGGTAAGGTCACATTAGTAAGTGCCACGGTAGAGGTATAGGGAACCGCACCAGGCATATTTGCAACGGTATAATGCACAACGTCGTCGATGATGTAAATAGGATCTTCATGTGTGGTAGGTCTCGTGGTTTCTACACAACCACCTTGATCAACGGCAACATCTACTATAACGGTACCTGGACGCATTTCTTTAAGCATATCGCGTGTGATTAGGTTAGGAGCTTTGGCACCTTTTAAAAGTACGCCACCTATAATCAGGTCGTGCGTCTTGATGTGTTTCCTGATGTTGAATTCGTTAGAGAATTCTGTCACGACGTGCGGTGGCATCACATCATTTACATAGCGCAATCGTTTCATATTAATATCCATGATGGTAACGTGTGCACCAAGACCTGCGGCCATTTTTGCGGCCTGAATTCCTACCACGCCAGCACCTAGAACTAAAACCTTACCAGGTGCAACACCAGGAACACCGCCTAAAAGAACGCCTCTTCCTTTTACAGGTTTTTCTAAGTATTTTGCACCTTGTTGTATGGCTAGTCTACCTGCAACCTCAGACATAGGTGTCAGTAATGGTAAGGTGCCATCTTGATCTTCTACGGTTTCATAGGCGATGCATATGGCTTTGGCTTTAATCATTGCGTTAGTTAGAGGTTTGCTAGAAGCAAAGTGGAAATAGGTAAACAGTACCTGTCCTTCTCTCACTAGGTCATATTCTAGCTCGATAGGTTCTTTTACTTTTACGATTAATTCTGCGATAGCATAAACTTCTTCAATGGTGTTGACTATGATGGCACCGGCTTTTTTATAGTCGTTGTCAAAAAAGCCACTTCCTTCACCAGCAGTAGATTGTACATAGACGGTATGGTTGTTTTTTATCATTTCATAAACTCCAGCAGGTGTCATACTTACTCTACTTTCGTTATTCTTAATCTCTTTTGGAATCCCTACAATCATTTTTAAGCCATTTATATTAAAAACCGAAGTTGTTACTTTTTATTGGTTTATAAAAGTATTAGCTATTAATATTACAGGGTGCTTTTCTTTAAAAGTATGTTTTAAATGGTTTAAACCCTAATTTTTATAGGGTGTGTAGATTTTGATAAAAATTAAGTTTAAAGTGAATTATTCGTTTTTAGTTAGTTTCTGATATCATGTATTGCTAATGCAAAACTGGATAGCTCATATGACGAAACACAGGTTTTCATCTGGCCTCGATGAATTATAAAAAAGTGCATAAAAAAAGGCTCTAGAATCAATTGATTGATTCTATGAGCCCAGAATAATAGTGTCTCAAATTAACGAAGAAAAGTGTTTTTTTGTACTCAGTTCTTTGTTTTAAAGCAGTGTTTTACTGACTTACGGCTTATGGATGAGAAAATTTTTTATATTTTATGTTATTCACCTTTTATAATAGGTTGGTATTTATTCCAATTGGTAACAATTACCCAGATATTAATTGCGAATAGTATTAGTGCGATTCCAATTCCTGATAAGTCGTGTACCAAATGATGAACAAATATACCTACCATAACTGGAAGAATTACTAATGCTCCCAATGCTCTTGTTTTAGGGATAGCTATTAAAGCGCCTCCAATAATTTCAATAATTGCTACAAGCGGAAAAATCCATTTAATTGCTATAAATCCACCCATTATTTGCATCATTTCTTCAGACATCTCGGGCATAGGTATATAGTTGAAGAATTTGTTAAGACCTGAATTAATCATCATTAATCCGAATAGGATACATAAAACTGTAAAAATTATTTTTTTCATTTTTCAATTGTTGTTGTTAATAGTAGGGCAAATTTAACTATTATTGATTACTATTTGTAATCAGCTACCTATAGGTAATCAGTTACTTTAAGGTAATCAATAAATTTGTAGATATGAGGAAAAAGGAACATAAAGAGTGCACGTCTGCTTTATTACCTGTAAGGGACACTTTAGATATTATAGGTGGAAAATGGAAACTTTTAATTTTAATTTCAATTTGGGAAGGAAATAAGCACTTTAGGGAAATTGAGCGTAGTATTCCGAAGTTAAGCACCAAAGTTTTGTCAAAGGAATTAAAAGATTTAGAAGAGAATCAATTGATTACAAGAACTGTTATAAATGGTTTTCCTGTTAGAACAAAATATATGCCCACAGAGCATTCCAAAACGTTGGAAAAAGTCATTTTTGAACTGCATAATTGGGGTGTTCACCACAGGAAAAAAATATTTGGTAATAAGTCCTCAAATAGTTCAGTAAGTGTATAGTGTAATTTAAATTACATATTTGTAAATAGCATAGGTATAAGGCGAGTGAGGCGTTTTAGCCAGTACGCGTTGACTTTTTGGTTGTTGGTTATTAAATTACAGTTTATTAAGTAACTAGAAGTAGTGATTAATTTCAGACTAGTGAAGATTGATAATAAAACAGGCTCTAGAATCAAACAAATGACTCTATGATCTTGTAATAATAAGATTTTAAGTTAATAAAGATATGTGTTGTTTTTTACTTCCGTTCTTTGATAGTCTTTCGTTATTAATTTCTTATAATTAGTTTAAAGTTTATTTAAGTGAACTCTTGTTCCGTATTTAAAAATAACTAAAGAAGTAATTTCATTCAAGCTATCTCTTACAAACTCTCCTTTGAAGTAAATGTCAGTTTGGCCAAATATCTTATCAGCAGTTTCAAAATAGAATAAATCTATATCTTCAAGATCTCCATTCATAACGCCTATTAAGTTATCGTCTTTTATTTGAATATTATAGTTCATATCAGGAAATTGACCATCAAAACCTTCTACCTCTACAATCTTATAAGTACCCACATATTCTTTTAGTTGTGCCGTTGTTAAATGAACTAAATTATGTGGTATAAAATCGGGCAGCGGTTCATTACTTTCAATAAGTGTGTTAATTTGTTTGTATGTATTAATTGCGTTTTCTCTAAATTGCATAACATGATAACTTGCCAAATTTTCACAGCCAGCGTTTTGGTATAGATTTACAACATTTTTATAATAAGGGTCATTAAGGAAAAAATCAATCATTTCATCTTCTAATTGAGGTCGTTCTAATCTATAATACCAATCTTTACTTTTGGCTAAATCGTCAATCACTCTATCTGTAATAACATCCAAGCGATTATCGAATTTGTCTATTTCGTATTTATTATAAATATAGATTTCGTTTAATGGCTCAATAACTGCTTTTAGCTTTTCTGAAACATTATCAACATTTTCTGTGAGGTTTGTATATCCATTTTTATGAATCTTCATATGAAAAGCGTTCATAATAGCGTATCTTAAAATATGTCTATTATCATTTTTATAATCATCATAGGTTAGTTGATTAGATTGTACTAAGTTGAAGATGGAATCTTTTGTTTTGTAATAGGCAATTAGCTCGTCCGACTTTTGAATATCTAGTCCTAAATCATGTTGTACTTCTTTTAAAATAGAAACAATCTTATTTTCGGTTTTTCGCTGTTCATTTTTATTATTTATTTGAAGCGCGATGAGAATACCAATAATTACAAGTACAATCTCTCCTAAAGCGTAAAGTATGTATTTGCTAAATTTATTTTCTGAGAGTAGGTTTTTGCGAATTTTCCGAAAGAATTTTATCATTGGTTAGCGATTTCTGTTACATAAGCACAATGGCAATAGTATTAGGCGAGTAAAGCGTTTTGCCGGTATGTCTGTATCATTTGATGTTGATTAGTGGTTGTTAAGTTACAGTTTCTTAAGTAAATAGAGGTAGTTTTTAATCTAAGACTAGTGAAGATAGAAAATAAAAAAGACTCCAGAATCAACTGTTCGATTCTATGAGCCCAGATTAATAATGTCTCAAATTAACAAAGTAATGTGTTGTTTTTCACCTCAGTTCTTTGTGGTAAGTAATACTTTGCACAAAGCTATTCAGTTGTATATAATTTCACTACTTTCTTTAAGTTGATGGCATCGTTTATTATATAGAAATATTCTAATTGCCATTTTTGAGTTCTTTCCGCCTGTTTATTCTTTGCAATGTCCCAATTTGGATAAACCCGAAACGCTCTTTTTCCTTCTTTTTTGGTTGTGGATATGATCCCTTTTTTAATCAACACGGATTTAGGAAAAACAAATTGACCAAAGTCATTTTCGGTTCGCACGTTTACAGTATAAAAATCAATTGGATCGTTTTCTTCAAAAGGTTCTATGGGGCCTTTTTCGTTCCGCTTCCAAAATGTAACAAACTGTCCAACTTTTTTAGGCGTTATTTTTGAATTTCGGCTTATTATTTTCTGTCCATTCAAGTCAAATCGGCACGCATTATATTCCTTACTTTCGTGCTCAATTTGAAAGTCGGAAATTTTTAGTCCGCATTTTGTATACACTTCGTTATTTATTTTATTTAAATTATCATCCATTTTTTTATTCAGCATGAATTTAAATTTAGAACAAAATTTTGTTCAATGTTACTTATAACGATCTAAATTACAAGTATTTGTGTGGTTGAGTTTTTAAATTTGTAAATACACATTAAACTGAAAATACGCGAGGATATACAGAAGTAGGTGAGTACAAGCAATTACTAATAACTATAGTTGTGCTCTGGTTTTAATTACTTGTATATTTATTTTCTTCTTCACTTGCCCAAATTTGTTGATATACGGCACTACGAAAAGAATCGTTTAACTCATATCCTGGTTTGCGAACTGCGTTATTCTGGGACATAATGATACCTACAAAATTTCTTTTTGGATCTGCCCAGAAATAGGTGCATTCATATCCACCACCTATCCAAAGTCCTGCTTCTCCTTGTTTTTTGGTCTCCATAGACTCACCGCTGATCCACAAATTATAACCATTATAACCATAAGGGCTGTCTTTTTGAGTATGTGGGGCATAAATATCTTCTACGGTTTCCTTATCTAGAAATCTATAATTATTTAATTCGCCTCTTTTTAAAAGCATTCGAACAAAATCGGCATATCCATCTGCCGTAGCGACCATTCCTTCTCCACCTAAATATAAGGGATGATTAACATCATAGTCAGGTACATCAGGACCAAGAATATCTAGCTCACCTTTACGAGCAACTCTTAATACAGAATCTCTTCCTGTAAAACGAGGAAGCAAATCAATGTTTTCAGGTAATCTATACCGTAAACCTTCAATATGCATAGGGTCGGTGATGCGTTCTTTTACCAGTTCATTTAAATTTTTACCGGTTGCTCTTTCAGCGACAAGTCCTAATACTGTGGTGTTTGTACCATAAAAATAATCTGTACCCGAATGTTGAATTAATGGTAACTCGGACATCTTTTTAATTAATTCATCAGAGTTCTTAGCCTTGGGTAAGTTTTGTTTTGCGATAAGAGAATCAATACAAGAAAAACCAGTTGTGGCATAATAAAAACCAGCCTGATGATTTATTAAATGACGCACAGTCATTACAGAGTCATTAGAAACCAACTTTATAGGACATGCGTTTTCTTTATTCTGCCATTCAGAGTCTAACAGACTCGATCCATTATCGGAAACAGCAACTTTGAGATTTTTAAATTCTGGGATATAATTAGTTACTGGATCATCTAGTTGTAAGGCACCATCTTCAATTAAATCTAATACGGTAGAAATAGTTACAATTTTACTCATGGACCATATACGTACCCAAGTATCGCCATTCACTTCAGTATTAGGAAGCAGTGTTTTGTTTACAGCACTATGTTCGTAAATCATATTACCATCGAGATCTTCTATTCTCGCATATACAAAAGGATAAAAATCTTCATCTACATAATGATCTATTACATCATCAATTTTTGTTGTATCGGCAAATTTTAATTGATTCTTGTTCTCTTGTGTACAA from Nonlabens arenilitoris harbors:
- a CDS encoding ABC transporter ATP-binding protein — protein: MNYFKEILGYAKPYRKWAVLNIISNVLFAFFSTLSFVSLMPVLQVLFQETEVVYKKPIWTDFTKTKEFVEGYVNYYVSEVAKNDQEQALILMIVLVISLFFLKNVFGYLGMYFLTFFRTGIMKDLRDDLYKKIVNLPVSYFSEKRKGDVISRATTDVIEIQSSFLSILELIVKEPLNIIFALAAMLMFSVKLTLFVLVFIPISGYIISLIGKRLKSKSERVQKEQGAVLSQLEETLGGLKVIKGFNAEERMQDSFEKTTSRFRRFTNSLDKRKSFASPVSEVLGIAVIGVLLWFGGRMVLVDGTIAGSTFITFMGLAYAILTPAKALSKASYGVKKGNAAAERVLQILHTENSIVDQPRAVHIDGFKQGIDINNVTFAYEDEPVLKNFSLHIPKGKSVALVGQSGSGKSTIANLLTRFYDVQEGTISIDGHDIKDVTLKSLRDQMALVTQDSILFNDTIAVNVALANKNASDEEVINALKIANAWEFVKDLPEGIHTNIGDSGGKLSGGQKQRLSIARAVLKNAPILVLDEATSALDTESERLVQDALEKVMKNRTSIVIAHRLSTIQNADNIVVMNKGEIAEQGTHAELIEMKGLYNGLVGMQSL
- a CDS encoding phospho-sugar mutase — protein: MDKEAILKNAQSWTQAPFDTDTITKTLALISANNADFQESFYKDLEFGTGGMRGIMGVGTNRINKYTLGKNTQGLSQYLKETFKDEQIKVAIAFDCRHNSKELAQVVANVFSANGIHVYLFEDLRPTPLLSYTVKAKGCHAGIVLTASHNPPEYNGYKVYWQDGGQLVPPQDKEILDLIASLNFKDINFNGNPELIELLTPADDNAFIVDSIKAGKIAGDIDRSRLKIVFTSLHGTSITLIPETLKRAGFTDLHVVKEQAIPDGDFPTVDSPNPEEPEALKMAVDLANKIHADIVIGTDPDSDRLGVAVRDNDGKMVLLNGNQTMIAMTDFLLQQSDLKNATQPFIGSTIVSTPMMHDLAMDYQVECKEGLTGFKWIAKMIKDHPQQDFIGGGEESFGYMVGDFVRDKDAVTAALLACEMYAYAKANSSTTYQELLKLYLKHGCYQERLVSLVKKGISGAQEIKQMMIDLRENTPKQIAGQDVIIVEDYAASTRENKQLNKIETLEVPKSNVLIFYLADGSKIAARPSGTEPKIKFYISVKAPLDKVSNYPAVQDQLNNKINGILADFDI
- a CDS encoding glycosyltransferase family 2 protein → MNLSIVIPLLNEEESLPELHAWILRVMQTMEISYEIIFIDDGSTDGSWDVLETLSRKHDSTHTIKFLSNYGKSQALHAGFHKAQGEVVITMDADLQDSPDEIPELYRMITVQDHDLVSGWKKKRYDSVIAKNLPSKLFNWAARKTSGVQLNDFNCGLKAYKAAVIKNIDVHGEMHRYIPVLAKNAGFSNIAQKEVIHQARKYGTTKFGYERFINGFLDLITIAFISKYGKRPMHLFGALGVIMFMLGFITAGYVGFSKLYKMANNIPYGLVTDNPWFFIALTTMLLGVLFFIAGFLGELILRNGNQVNRYCIEKEV
- a CDS encoding DUF4199 domain-containing protein; protein product: MDQIVKKNAFIIGLIGAVANLALVIYIWQIQAFSSVGLGIAMMILPIPFGIAAQWWSKSSLNGYLSLKQGVLAFFLCMLVIFLVDFIANYLIYVQIDPGAQAIAEKATEEFAQKNENALANQDVFKKPVYSLGSYFTGFISKLLFYTIFGILSSLIFRKETPQQA
- a CDS encoding type B 50S ribosomal protein L31; translated protein: MQKGIHPEDYRLVAFKDMSNDQIFLTKSTAPTKETIEFEGNEYPLIKLEISRTSHPFYTGETKLLDTAGRIDKFKTKYAKFKK
- a CDS encoding methyltransferase: MNTAINAHKPAPFVTGKRLEVFNLSTEIKKTIQALEAGKPVLIADFYSNGVLLLKELQQYLKGKMPHQTFQEQREYRAAYHKLSNLILLEIINYKIDVKKAPAIGWLEKLYTGNTNFLLTFPQVQGLNSSWQWYQNGISVPTLRNKIHPYYGVYFPTRFDHLTVFDNWLKRYKGPKKTAVDVGVGSGALSFQLVGHGFQKVYGTDINPNAIIGLTEFMGDTKLSRKIELDHAPLFGKWDKQTELIVFNPPWLPISSENDRTDKAMYYPEELFSDFFAAAKERLTVDGKLLILFSNLAQITDVTNDHPIENEIAHHDRFQLERCYKKRVKSASDKTTRDQNWRSSEEIELWVLVHKNRD
- the ald gene encoding alanine dehydrogenase — protein: MIVGIPKEIKNNESRVSMTPAGVYEMIKNNHTVYVQSTAGEGSGFFDNDYKKAGAIIVNTIEEVYAIAELIVKVKEPIELEYDLVREGQVLFTYFHFASSKPLTNAMIKAKAICIAYETVEDQDGTLPLLTPMSEVAGRLAIQQGAKYLEKPVKGRGVLLGGVPGVAPGKVLVLGAGVVGIQAAKMAAGLGAHVTIMDINMKRLRYVNDVMPPHVVTEFSNEFNIRKHIKTHDLIIGGVLLKGAKAPNLITRDMLKEMRPGTVIVDVAVDQGGCVETTRPTTHEDPIYIIDDVVHYTVANMPGAVPYTSTVALTNVTLPYALQLARHGWEKACSQNPSLEKGLNIISGKVVYKEINEAFGWSSQ
- a CDS encoding DoxX family protein, translated to MKKIIFTVLCILFGLMMINSGLNKFFNYIPMPEMSEEMMQIMGGFIAIKWIFPLVAIIEIIGGALIAIPKTRALGALVILPVMVGIFVHHLVHDLSGIGIALILFAINIWVIVTNWNKYQPIIKGE
- a CDS encoding winged helix-turn-helix transcriptional regulator, which gives rise to MRKKEHKECTSALLPVRDTLDIIGGKWKLLILISIWEGNKHFREIERSIPKLSTKVLSKELKDLEENQLITRTVINGFPVRTKYMPTEHSKTLEKVIFELHNWGVHHRKKIFGNKSSNSSVSV
- a CDS encoding DUF6090 family protein; the protein is MIKFFRKIRKNLLSENKFSKYILYALGEIVLVIIGILIALQINNKNEQRKTENKIVSILKEVQHDLGLDIQKSDELIAYYKTKDSIFNLVQSNQLTYDDYKNDNRHILRYAIMNAFHMKIHKNGYTNLTENVDNVSEKLKAVIEPLNEIYIYNKYEIDKFDNRLDVITDRVIDDLAKSKDWYYRLERPQLEDEMIDFFLNDPYYKNVVNLYQNAGCENLASYHVMQFRENAINTYKQINTLIESNEPLPDFIPHNLVHLTTAQLKEYVGTYKIVEVEGFDGQFPDMNYNIQIKDDNLIGVMNGDLEDIDLFYFETADKIFGQTDIYFKGEFVRDSLNEITSLVIFKYGTRVHLNKL
- a CDS encoding MepB family protein — translated: MLNKKMDDNLNKINNEVYTKCGLKISDFQIEHESKEYNACRFDLNGQKIISRNSKITPKKVGQFVTFWKRNEKGPIEPFEENDPIDFYTVNVRTENDFGQFVFPKSVLIKKGIISTTKKEGKRAFRVYPNWDIAKNKQAERTQKWQLEYFYIINDAINLKKVVKLYTTE